The following are from one region of the Panulirus ornatus isolate Po-2019 chromosome 48, ASM3632096v1, whole genome shotgun sequence genome:
- the LOC139764124 gene encoding uncharacterized protein, with protein MVTRVRVVLVAALVLTLATMVDAFVWDHLYDQLNHAITNSIIKPLGELFVGGSTGIVYNALTHNFLGIQPVLRRVWSTVLIEGGSLVISGIINVVWFVIQGIATIIYRIVESTIEKLWELKRDIILYGIRLIKSFLSSQTFNALGLTNPLSFAKSQDLNAVTIDAINLAKTMDKDEAREAQPAQPPVTVLRGGRNMHRKYYELKDDLQSATHHDPLQCLPLVLCAIHAEHDDLLSTTEAAFRKAFRPYFTEEQPIPDWAEQYVLAADIGTSVKSSESCQKAYPSCWYSARHLRELIAQAMEAEDTNLHLLRQ; from the exons ATGGTgacgagggtgagggtggtgttggtagCAGCGCTGGTGCTGACGCTGGCCACTATGGTTGATGCCTTTGTCTGGGACCATCTATATGACCAGCTGAACCATGCCATCACCAACAGTATAATCAAGCCTCTGGGTGAACTCTTTGTTGGAGGCAGCACTGGAATAGTCTACAATGCACTTACCCACAACTTCCTTGGCATACAACCAGTTTTAAGGAGGGTCTGGTCAACAGTGCTGATTGAGGGAGGATCCTTGGTCATTTCAGGGatcatcaatgttgtatggtttgttaTACAAGGCATTGCAACAATAATTTACAGGATAGTGGAGAGCACCATTGAGAAGTTGTGGGAGCTGAAGAGAGATATCATCCTTTACGGAATCAGATTAATAAAGTCATTTCTGTCTTCCCAGACTTTCAATGCCCTCGGCCTTACGAACCCTTTGTCCTTTGCAAAATCTCAAGATCTAAATGCTGTGACTATCGACGCCATTAACCTGGCTAAGACCATGGACAAGGATGAGGCCAGAGAAGCTCAGCCAGCTCAGCCTCCAG TAACAGTGCTGAGGGGAGGCCGCAACATGCACCGGAAGTACTATGAACTGAAGGATGACCTCCAAAGTGCGACCCATCATGACCCCCTGCAGTGTTTGCCCCTTGTACTCTGTGCCATTCATGCTGAACATGATGACCTACTCTCCACAACAGAGGCAGCCTTCAGGAAGGCCTTCAG ACCATACTTTACTGAGGAGCAGCCAATCCCAGACTGGGCAGAGCAGTATGTCCTGGCAGCCGACATTGGTACAAGTGTAAAATCTTCAGAATCTTGCCAAAAGGCATATCCTTCATGCTGGTACTCTGCACGCCACCTGAGGGAGCTCATCGCTCAGGCTATGGAAGCAGAAGACACAAACTTGCATCTACTACGACAATGA